TGTCGGAGAGCAGACAGAGCACGCCGAGTTACACTACGCAGACGAGACGGTTTCCTCACTCTCTGTTGAAGCAGACGATGATCGACTGTGCCAACTCTTCGAAAACCTGTTCGGAAACGCGATTAAACACGGTGGAGCAGACACAACGGTCACAGTCGGTGCGCTGGACAATGGCTTCTATATCGAAGACGATGGGCCTGGTATCCCCGAAGAGAGACGTACTGACGTGTTTAGCGCCGGCTACTCAACCGACGAGGAAGGAACGGGATTCGGGTTGAGCATCGTCGAGCGGGTGGTCGAAGCTCACGGATGGGAAATCAACCTGACAGAGAGTGCTGAGGGTGGTGCCAGATTCGAGATTACTGGAATTGAACTCACTACTGCATAGACGTTCTGTATCTTGCACGGCAGTCTCTGTCATAACAGAGGATATCAACAAAGCAGATGTTTCGAAGCGTCGCTGATTCGCGATCGGGTTAGAGTTGTGCCTGGTCCACAACGATGTCCCCACAGCGGGGACAGAGGAGTCGGTGGCGAGCGGTCGAATCATCGTCGATCCAGTCACCGTCAGCGGGACTTTCATGTTCGCACGTCGGGCAGAAGAGCAGTGTCTTTGCCTGACGGCAAGTAGGGTCGTTGGAGGAGGGGTCTGTCAGAGTCATATCCGTGGGGAATGGGTTTGACCGACGGCGGCACACAGGGCGTTCAGGAC
This DNA window, taken from Haloarcula ordinaria, encodes the following:
- a CDS encoding sensor histidine kinase; its protein translation is MKHGGADTTVTVGALDNGFYIEDDGPGIPEERRTDVFSAGYSTDEEGTGFGLSIVERVVEAHGWEINLTESAEGGARFEITGIELTTA